The genomic window TTACAACTTTCAACCATCCGATTTAAAACGATGACTGAGATCATTTTAAATCAACGACTAATATTCATTACCATATAAAACTGCATAAAAGCTTTGCAATCATGATCCACATTTAATTAGTATGTTTCTTTTGTTACATGGCATGTAAGATGACATGGTAAAAGTTGTAGCTTTTCTAATTTGTTTTGAAGTGGACCCGTATACCCAATCTCCTCCTATAAATTGGGGTGAACAAAGAGAGTAAATTGCAAGAAGTCCTTCCAAGAAGTCCTTCCAAGAAGTCATAATTTCTTAGTTCGCCTTTGAGAAGTACTTAAGTAAGTCCTTTATCAGCTATTCTTTCTGATTAATTATTACAAGCTTTAATCAATATTTACTCTGCCTTTAATTACATGTTAATTAATAATGATGTACATGTACTTAATTAACATTCCTCTATTGATTACAGATATGGATTATGTCAGTAGTACAATGATCCTTTTGATGACATGCGTTGTCACATACTTTCTTGGTTCACTTTATGCAAGAAGCAAAAATTCAAATAAGCTTCCACCAGGACCTTCCATTTTCACTATCATGTCACATGTTTTTGAATTATACTATAAGCCACAACAAACACTTGCTAAATTTGCTAAGTTTTATGGTCCTGTTATGCTTATTAAATTATGCACTGAGACCACTGTGATTATTTCATCATCAGATATGGCCAAAGAAATTCTCCATACTAATGATTCTTTGTTCACAGATAGATCTGTTCCTGATAACGCAACTACTCATAATCACGACAATTTTAGCGTAGTCTTTCTCCCATATTCACCTCTTTGGCAACACCTTAGAAAAATATGTCACAATAATTTACTCTCTAATAAGACTCTTGATGGAAGTCAAGAACTTAGACGTATGAAATTGAAAGATCTTCTTAATGATATGCATAAAAGCAGCTTAACTGGTGAAACTGTTGATATTGGAAGAGCTGCTTTTAAAGCTTGCAttaattttttgtcatataCTTTTGTGTCTCAAGATTTTGTTGAGTCTTTGGATGATGAATATAAGTATATAGTGTCAACTCTCTTGAGTTCTGTTGGAACACCAAACATTGCTGATCATTTCCCTATATTGAAGATTCTTGACCCACAAGGTATTAGAAGGCACACTGATAAATATTTTGCAAAAGTGTTTTATGCCTTTGATGTCATAATTGAGAAAAGAATGAAGCTAAGACAAAGTGAAGATTATGTCTCAATGAATGACATGTTAGACTCATTGTTGGATATTTCCAAAGAAGATAGCCAAAAGATGGATAAAAATCTGATTAAACATCTATTATTTGTATGTATTTTTCTCACCAATCTCCTTTTTGTTTTATCTCACAATAACTTTATCAATGAATCAACcctttctttaaaaaaataaaaatattatttttgtaactaATGATATATAGTGGATTTCGACACTTATAATTTTCGtcattaatattttctttattgtttctTCTACGATCTCACGAGTTCTTTACTTAACAAGTGATTATTATACTTTTAATAGGATCTGCTTGTGGCGGGAACAGATACTTCAGCACTTGGATTAGAAAGGGCCATGACTCGTCTAGTACACCATCCAGAGGCTATGTCAAAAGCAAAAAAGGAACTTGAGGAAATTATTGGATTAGGAAATCCAATTGAGGAATCCGACATTGACAGACTTCCATACTTAAACGCAGTGATAAAAGAGAGTTTGCGTTTACACCCTCCAGCTCCAATGTTGCTTCCTCGAAAAGCAAGAGTAGATGTGGAAATATCCGGGTACACAATTCCAAAAGGTGCACAAGTTCTGATCAATGAATGGGCTATTGGTAGAACAGACATATGGGATGATGCTGATTCGTTTTCACCTGAAAGATTTTTAGGATCTGAAATTGATGTCAAAGGTCGACACTTTAAACTTACGCCGTTTGGTAGTGGAAGACGAATATGTCCCGGCTCACCACTTGCTGTTAGAATGTTACATTTGATGTTGGGATCATTAATCAATTCCTTTGATTGGAAACTTGAAAATAATATGGAAGCTAAGGACATGAACTTGGACAAACCTCTAAGAGCTATTCCAGTTGCACTAAACAAAGTATATTAAGTGATTAACTAATGAATGTAATCTCTTTGTGTAACACCTCTACTTTAGTTTGTTGTTTGAGTCGGCTTAAGTGCCTCCCAGAGTTTGAAGCCTTTGTATGGGGATGTAAATTAGAGTTGgctaataaaatttaaaatgctgaaaatttcattgtttgtctacttattttttgttgtgttttctttttccttccATATGTCTATATACTTCTTAGATTTTTAATGTGGTGATTTGAAGATTATCCAGAGTTTTTTAAGTTAAAACTcttta from Trifolium pratense cultivar HEN17-A07 linkage group LG1, ARS_RC_1.1, whole genome shotgun sequence includes these protein-coding regions:
- the LOC123920672 gene encoding geraniol 8-hydroxylase-like yields the protein MDYVSSTMILLMTCVVTYFLGSLYARSKNSNKLPPGPSIFTIMSHVFELYYKPQQTLAKFAKFYGPVMLIKLCTETTVIISSSDMAKEILHTNDSLFTDRSVPDNATTHNHDNFSVVFLPYSPLWQHLRKICHNNLLSNKTLDGSQELRRMKLKDLLNDMHKSSLTGETVDIGRAAFKACINFLSYTFVSQDFVESLDDEYKYIVSTLLSSVGTPNIADHFPILKILDPQGIRRHTDKYFAKVFYAFDVIIEKRMKLRQSEDYVSMNDMLDSLLDISKEDSQKMDKNLIKHLLFDLLVAGTDTSALGLERAMTRLVHHPEAMSKAKKELEEIIGLGNPIEESDIDRLPYLNAVIKESLRLHPPAPMLLPRKARVDVEISGYTIPKGAQVLINEWAIGRTDIWDDADSFSPERFLGSEIDVKGRHFKLTPFGSGRRICPGSPLAVRMLHLMLGSLINSFDWKLENNMEAKDMNLDKPLRAIPVALNKVY